A stretch of DNA from Panulirus ornatus isolate Po-2019 chromosome 14, ASM3632096v1, whole genome shotgun sequence:
TACCTACAGCATCCTTCCTATCTTCTTCTTTAAAGAATCCACTAAGTTTTCTAAAGATACCCTCAGTCTTAACAGGAGTTAAGGTGGCATCCACACTTGGCTTATTCAACGCAGGAGGAACCTCATCTGACGATTCTTCTGATTCTTCCAACTCTTCTGTAGCTGGTAGCTGAATATCTAATGATTTCACTTCTCTTGTGATTTGTTCCTTTACTTCTGTATCAATATGACCCTCCTCTGTAGCCATGGAAGAGCCTGTTTCATCAAAAACAGACTCCTTTGCTTCTTGTACAGTGGGCTCCACAGCTGGTAAGTCCTTCTTATCTTCATCTTTAGAGAAAAAGCTTGCTAGTTTATCAAATAAACCTTCCTTCACAACTGGCTCTGTCACAAtgtcttctgttgttgctgctgatgctACAGCAGATACAGTGGCTGGCTTTTCTTCTggttcttttccttgcacacttGCTTCTGGTGATGACTCAGGCAATACTACAGAAGCAACCTCAACACTTGGTTCTTTCAACTCTTCTGCAGGTAATGAGAGATCTTCTTTTCTATCAAGAACAAGTTCATTTACTTCCTGTAAGGTGGGCTCTCTTGATGGTTCCTTTAGTTCCTCATCAGCTACTTCTTCAACTGGGTCCTCTTCTTTTTTATCTGCAAGACCTTCCTTATCTTCTGCAACTGCAGAGGTGCCTACCACAATTTCTTCTGTTTCAACTGAGGTTGTTTCCTTTGCTTCTTGTGTGGCAGATTCTGCTACTTGTTCCTTCAGTTTTTCAACAGGTTCAGGGACAGGAAAAATCACTGAATCTTCACCAACAGTTGGTAAGTCCTTCTTATCTTCATCTTTTGAGAAAAGATTAGCAAGTTTATCAAATAAACTTTCCTTCACAAGAGGTTTAGGAACAATGTTTTCAGTTGGTGTTACTGTTTCTACAGCAGCTATATCGACAGGCTTTTCTTCTGGTTCCTTATCCTGCACAATTCCATCTGGCACTGGCTCTGGCAATAATATAGAAGCAGTCTTAACATTTGGATCTTTCAAATCATCAATGGGTAATATTAACTCTTCTATAAGAACGGGTTCCTTTGCTACTTGTACAGAGGGCTCTCCTGATGGCTCCGTTAGATCCTTTGATGTAGGTTCTACTACTTCAATTATGTCCGCCCTGTTCTTACCAATAAGGCTTTCCTTCTCCTCTGCATCTGCAGAAGTTCCTGTCATTAGCTCTTCTGTTTTAACAATaactgttttcttttcttcctctgtagAAGACTCTGTTAATGGTTCTCTCAGATTCTCAGTAGATTCAGTAACTGATTCAACCAATGAATGTACATTAACAGTTGGTATgtccttcttttcttcatctttagaaaagagacttgtaaGTTTATCAAATAAACCTTCCTTTAAAACTGGTTCTGGTACACTGTCttcagctgctgctactgcttttaTAGAAGATACATCTGCAAACCTCTCTTCTGGTTCCTTTTCCTGTACACTTCCTTCTGGTACTGGCTCTGGTAATATTACAGATGGTGTCTCAACACTTGGCTCTTTCAGTTTTTCAGTGGGTAATTCTATTCTATCATGAACAGGTTCCTTTGCTTCTTGTATAGTGGGCTCTCTTAATGGGTCCTTAGAAGCAGATAATTCTACTTCAACTAAGTTCTCATCTTTCTTAGTAATAATGCTTTCTTTCTCTTCAGCATCTTTAGAAGTTCCTGTCACTGGTTCTTCTGTTTTAACCAATTCAAGCACTGAATCTACACTAGCAGCTGgtacttccttcttttcttcatctttagaAAAAAGACTTGTAAGTATGTCAAATAAACCTTCCTTTACAACTGATTTTGGTGCactgtctcctgctggtgctacTGATTCTAAAGCAGGTATATCTGCAGACTTCTCTTCTGGTTCCTTTTCCTGTGCACTTGCTTCTAGTACTGGCTCTGGCAATACTACAGAAGCAGTCTCAACACTAAATTCTTTCAATTCATCTTTTGGTAATACTAGCTCTTTTATTCTTTCGACAAGAGGTGTTTCTGCTTCTTGTATGGTGGGCTCTCCTGATGGTTCCTTTACTTCCTCAAGAGATAATGCTCCTTCAGCTGAAACCTCTTTTTTACCAATAAGACCTTCCTTCTCTTCTGTATCAGTGGAAGTGCTTGTCACTATGTCCTCCATTTTACTCGGAACAAGTTCCTTTGCTTCTTGTGTCGCAGGCTCTACTGATAGTTCCTTCACTTCCATAGAAGTTGGTTCAGAAACTGGTTCAGCGATTGAATCTATGCCAACAGCTTGTGCatccttcttttcttcatctttggaGAAAAGTTGTGTGAGTTTATTAAATAAACCTTCTTTTACAACTGGTGCAACTTCAGTTTTTTTCTCCTGTGTATTTGATTCTAATTCTGTTCCAGGCTCTACTGATAGTTCCTTCACTTCCATAGAAGTTGGTTCAGAAACTGGTTCAGCGACTGAATTTATGCCAGCAGCTTGTGCATCCTTCCTTTCTTCATCTTTGGAGAAAAGTTGTGCGAGTTTATCAAATAAACCTTCTTTTATAACTGGTGCAACTTCAGTTTTTTTCTCCTGTGTGTTTGATTCTAATTCTGTTTCTTGCAATATTTCAGAAGCAATCTTAACACTTGGTTCCTTGAAATCTTCTGCAAGTGACACCAACTCTTTTGATCCATCAACATCAGATTCCTTTGTTTCCTGTGTTGTGGGCTCTACTGATGGTTCCTTCAGTTCCTCTGCAGTGAGCACAGCTCCTTCAGCTGGAGCCTCCTCTCTTTTACCACCAAGACCCTCATTCTCTTTCATATCTGTGTAAGTGGTTTTAAGTACATCATCCGTTTTAACAAATTCAGATTCTTTCGTTTCTTGGGCAGTGGGCTCTACTGATGGTTCCACAAATTCCTCAGGAATAGGTTTGGAAGCTAGCTCAGActtcttttcttcacttttagAGAAAAGATGAGAAAGTTTATCAAACAGACCTTCTTTCACATCTGGTTTTGGCAAATCTTTTTCCTGTGTGCTTGATTCTGATGCCAGTTCTGATAATACTTCAACAGCAGTCTCAACTCTTGGCTCTTTGATCTCTTTTGTAGGTAATATTTCTTCTTCTACTCTATCAAAGACAGGTTCCTTTGTTTCTTGAGTGGTGGGCTCTACAGGTGGTTCCTTCAATTGCTCTACAATAGGTACTGCTATTTCATCTGGAATATCCTTTATCTTATCAGTAAGATCTTCCTTCTCTTTAGCATCTTCAGAAGTGATTGTAACTACCTCCTCTGTTTTATCAGTAAGAGGCTCTTCTGATGGTACCTTCCGTTCCTCATGAGTAGGTTTTGAAACTTTTTCAACCACTGAATCTATACCAACAGCTGGTTCATCCTTTTCTTGACTTTTAGAGAGCAGACGTGCAAGTCTATCAATTACACCTTCCTTTACAACTGGGACTGGCACACTGTCTTCAGCTGGTTCTAAAACAGGAACCTCCACTAATTTTTCTTCTGGTTTCTCTTCTTGCATGCTTACATCTGAAACTGGCTCTGTTAACACTTTAGGAGTTGTCTCAATGCCTGATTCCTGCAACTGTGCAGCAGACAATTCTGAGGGTGTATCTTTCTCTGCATCTGATgatgactcacttcctccaattaattcaacaacaccatcaactatctctttcctcttttcctcactATGTACAAGTTCAGCAGCTTGGGTTTCAAGGGCTATGGCCTCTGTTTTAATTGCATCTGCAACATCCTCTACTGTTTCAGCAACAAAAGTAACGGCCTCAACCACAGTCTTAACTCCCTCAGACACCTCAGATGATACAGCTTCAGACACTCCTGGAGTTTTATGAGTTTCTTCCTTTACTTCCTGAATGGCATCTAGGACTGTTACAACCTTATCACCTACTTCCTCAACCACATCTGTTATTTTGATAACATCATTTACACCTTCTACTATATCTCCTATTGCTTCCTGAACAACTTCAGCAGCTATCTTAACTGCACTCTCTGCTAAATCCTCTACGGCATCCTTTACAACTTCCTCAAGAACAGGATCAGTTGCTTTACTAACTGTATCTGTTATTTCTTCATCCTTACCTACTTTAGCTAAATCTGTCAGAGGAATTTCTTGTGTTTCAGCATCTTGGATCTTAAGTTCAGAAGAGTCTACAACCTTCTCTACAATTTTTTCTGCTGACACAGCTTCAGGAGTCACATCACTTGTAGTAGAtgattcctttgtcttttcttcaaCGGATTCTTCCACCAGTTCAACAACTTTAACAGTACTCTTTTCTTTGGAGAAAAAGTTCCTAAGTTTATCAAAAAGACCTTGTTTCTCAACTGGAAATGATGCTTTGACAGATGAATCTCTCTGTTCTACAAGAGAGTCCTCAGAGGACGTGTCTTTTGCTTCATTCTCCACAAAATCTAGCTTTGAAGCTACTTCTGGAATGGATTCCTCTTCAGACTGTTGAGAAGTCTCTGTGTCAgtttctggcttcatgaccattTTTTCATTAGTATCTGAAGGTTTTAATTGTACTTTTGATTCATCCAAGGTACTCTCAAAACCTGGCTCCCCTAATTCAACTACAGCAAAGTCCTTCATTTCATCAGATGAGGATGACTTACTGCCTGTAATGACCTCAGTAGCTTCATCatgttcttctttcttctcttccttagtCTGTAATACTTCAGTAGCCTGGGCTTCAATTCCTTCTGCTTCTTTTCTTACTTCTTCAGCATCTTCAGTATCTGAAGGTTTTAATTGTACTTTTGATTCATCCAAGGTACTCTCAACACCTGGCTCCCCTAATTCAACTACAGCAAAGTCCTTCATTTCATCAGATGAGGGTGACTTACTGCCTGTAATGACCTCAGCAGCTtcatcatgttctttcttctcttccttagtCTGTAATACTTCAGTAGCCTGGGCTTCAATTCCTTCTGCTTCTTTTCTTACTTCTTCAGCAACTTTCTCAACTTTTTCAGCTACAACAGTGACAGTTTCAACCACATTTTCTGCTTCTTCAGTTACCTGCTTTACCAGCTCTGCTTTTTCCACAACTGACTCAGGCACATCTGGAGTACTATGAACAGCTTCAGTAGCAGCCTCAGCTATATTCTCAGCAATGCCAAGTGCAGACTCACCCTTGCTACCAAGctcttctaccacttctgctgCCTCTGCCACTTTCATAGCATCTTTTTCAACCTCCTTTGCTACTGTTATTACAACTTCTGCAACCTTTTCTTCAACAATACCTGCAACCTTTTCTTCAACAATACCTGCAACCTTTACCTCTGCAATGTGTGAGACCTCCTCTACATCTCCAGTCTTCGCAGAAACTTCAACCTTCTCTTCCACAACATCTGTAACATCTACAACCTTCTCTGCTGAATCCTGCACAACTTCAACTGTAATTTCTGGAATTCCTTCAATTCGAGCTGGCTCTGCTACCTCTGGAAGAGACACTTCTTTTATTAAGTTCACACCTTCAGCATCAGCCTTAAAAACTTTCTGCTCTGCTGCAGCTCCAGCAGAATCTTTGCTAATTTCACCAACACTTCCAAATCCTTCTGGAATTACTGGGTCAGCAGGTGCGACTATATCAGCAGGGGAACTGGAAGTTGTACTGGCTGTGTCAGTTAGTCTAAAGCCCCATTGTGTTACATCTCTTGCTTGCTGTGCTAGAGAGTCAATAGGGGCAGGGGACGTCTCAGGATGGAGGATTTGGGGTATCACACTCCTTACCTCAGCACCTTCAGGTTCAGTGGTTGGTGAAGGTGTCTCTGGAGCCAGTGAGACATCCACTTTTGGTAATGGTGCAGCATTTTCATCAACAACTGAAGATTCTTCTTTTATGGACTCTACAGGAGTTGCAACTTTTGACTGAGGTTTTACTAAAATAAAAACATTAATTATTCATATTATGTAATAATCATCATATCTTTAAAATAAATCAGGCTGTGCAAAAAATATGGGCATTGATTGTATACATTAAGGGTAAAATATACTTATCAGCAAAATATCAAACACATACAATAGGCAAATATCATCCATGTAAAACTCATTTTAAGCAATTTCAAGAAACTGTCTCAAACAATGCTCAAAAAAAAGAGATTTCAAACACACTACCTCCAGCAACAAAGTTGTATCCAATAGTAGCATAATCCTTGGCACCTTCATATGCTTGCTGAGAGATGTGGTATGCCTGACGAGGGTAGCAGAGAGATGCTGCAGCTGTTACAATACAAATATACTACATTAAATAACATGGACAATATGGAGTGAAGGGATATTGGATGGATCAATATGCACGCATCAGTACATCTAGTAAGGAATATGCGAAGCCCATCTTCCCATTTATGAAAAGTGGAATCTAAGACATGGCAACATATTTACCGAAATTAAGCTATTTTCCTCATGACCTATCTATCACATTGTACTTCCTAAAATGAAGATTTTAATCTTGACAAAATAGCCTGGCACAGTTTCATCATGGATTCTCATAGCAAAGCAACTATTACATGATGAAGCATTACCGAAGCATTCTCATGTCCAACGTTTCCAGCCTTAAACATTCCATTCACTGTAACTGTCCATCTATTTGTCATAAACCTTGTCCCTACAAAATATAGTCATTTCAAGAAAATTAAGTCTTATCAAGTCATTTCAAAtctacataatggaaaaagttgCATTAACACTGGAGAGTCTTTCATATCAAA
This window harbors:
- the LOC139753109 gene encoding uncharacterized protein, translating into MTRSRIHADIHKDSQYSQAIVSKFNVAGIYKLVRKWGVPLATAASMPILAPVVFADSGKKDSSEPTSRMVRPSDLPIYEEPEEVLDFEYHGKERTSLEDGVGVVRKEIEGMLEATRSARERVVHIYETGKAHSMGSGCIWLCVCEVTSSMVAVSLDAKDYNLIGKLLFTKGSLISMWDRTNRRNAVYVRQHDVQQTEPGHIKWLRERMKLFCVAWPWMVGSDIYALYLIATSLDYITDEENVLPRAGAITIGGLAGLIIGARKKGGLVKRVLYTSTGVVTAASLCYPRQAYHISQQAYEGAKDYATIGYNFVAGVKPQSKVATPVESIKEESSVVDENAAPLPKVDVSLAPETPSPTTEPEGAEVRSVIPQILHPETSPAPIDSLAQQARDVTQWGFRLTDTASTTSSSPADIVAPADPVIPEGFGSVGEISKDSAGAAAEQKVFKADAEGVNLIKEVSLPEVAEPARIEGIPEITVEVVQDSAEKVVDVTDVVEEKVEVSAKTGDVEEVSHIAEVKVAGIVEEKVAGIVEEKVAEVVITVAKEVEKDAMKVAEAAEVVEELGSKGESALGIAENIAEAATEAVHSTPDVPESVVEKAELVKQVTEEAENVVETVTVVAEKVEKVAEEVRKEAEGIEAQATEVLQTKEEKKEHDEAAEVITGSKSPSSDEMKDFAVVELGEPGVESTLDESKVQLKPSDTEDAEEVRKEAEGIEAQATEVLQTKEEKKEEHDEATEVITGSKSSSSDEMKDFAVVELGEPGFESTLDESKVQLKPSDTNEKMVMKPETDTETSQQSEEESIPEVASKLDFVENEAKDTSSEDSLVEQRDSSVKASFPVEKQGLFDKLRNFFSKEKSTVKVVELVEESVEEKTKESSTTSDVTPEAVSAEKIVEKVVDSSELKIQDAETQEIPLTDLAKVGKDEEITDTVSKATDPVLEEVVKDAVEDLAESAVKIAAEVVQEAIGDIVEGVNDVIKITDVVEEVGDKVVTVLDAIQEVKEETHKTPGVSEAVSSEVSEGVKTVVEAVTFVAETVEDVADAIKTEAIALETQAAELVHSEEKRKEIVDGVVELIGGSESSSDAEKDTPSELSAAQLQESGIETTPKVLTEPVSDVSMQEEKPEEKLVEVPVLEPAEDSVPVPVVKEGVIDRLARLLSKSQEKDEPAVGIDSVVEKVSKPTHEERKVPSEEPLTDKTEEVVTITSEDAKEKEDLTDKIKDIPDEIAVPIVEQLKEPPVEPTTQETKEPVFDRVEEEILPTKEIKEPRVETAVEVLSELASESSTQEKDLPKPDVKEGLFDKLSHLFSKSEEKKSELASKPIPEEFVEPSVEPTAQETKESEFVKTDDVLKTTYTDMKENEGLGGKREEAPAEGAVLTAEELKEPSVEPTTQETKESDVDGSKELVSLAEDFKEPSVKIASEILQETELESNTQEKKTEVAPVIKEGLFDKLAQLFSKDEERKDAQAAGINSVAEPVSEPTSMEVKELSVEPGTELESNTQEKKTEVAPVVKEGLFNKLTQLFSKDEEKKDAQAVGIDSIAEPVSEPTSMEVKELSVEPATQEAKELVPSKMEDIVTSTSTDTEEKEGLIGKKEVSAEGALSLEEVKEPSGEPTIQEAETPLVERIKELVLPKDELKEFSVETASVVLPEPVLEASAQEKEPEEKSADIPALESVAPAGDSAPKSVVKEGLFDILTSLFSKDEEKKEVPAASVDSVLELVKTEEPVTGTSKDAEEKESIITKKDENLVEVELSASKDPLREPTIQEAKEPVHDRIELPTEKLKEPSVETPSVILPEPVPEGSVQEKEPEERFADVSSIKAVAAAEDSVPEPVLKEGLFDKLTSLFSKDEEKKDIPTVNVHSLVESVTESTENLREPLTESSTEEEKKTVIVKTEELMTGTSADAEEKESLIGKNRADIIEVVEPTSKDLTEPSGEPSVQVAKEPVLIEELILPIDDLKDPNVKTASILLPEPVPDGIVQDKEPEEKPVDIAAVETVTPTENIVPKPLVKESLFDKLANLFSKDEDKKDLPTVGEDSVIFPVPEPVEKLKEQVAESATQEAKETTSVETEEIVVGTSAVAEDKEGLADKKEEDPVEEVADEELKEPSREPTLQEVNELVLDRKEDLSLPAEELKEPSVEVASVVLPESSPEASVQGKEPEEKPATVSAVASAATTEDIVTEPVVKEGLFDKLASFFSKDEDKKDLPAVEPTVQEAKESVFDETGSSMATEEGHIDTEVKEQITREVKSLDIQLPATEELEESEESSDEVPPALNKPSVDATLTPVKTEGIFRKLSGFFKEEDRKDAVGIGESVVESTAEKLKEPHAQEATGLVPEKPEETVIGTNIVTEEKESEIDKLAIVLSKDEENKVPVEEAVPLADSVIESKEPTSDLPNEVTELPIKEAKPSDIETSVSPAEKEGLLDKLTDLFSKEKDVSLNESVKLPVEESEGIEELSTTAGEGSESVITTPDETVKDEIIVSDQAVQSEIPSDQQEVALMAEEKSLFGKIAGVFSGSQSKHVSDGTVVPDSSAVIDRKLAESTSVLPDAALSVEEPPKLDTKAEELVPETDVQEVKPKEKSIESSVEGTEPVVAALPPSEEKEGLFDKLANFLSKDEGNKDIKAAEVVPSDEPKETDGKEADKSLVELGDPAADATSKPGDNEGLFGKLSVLFSKDEEKKEIPVAIDVPAFEKSEVEGKSTNLGTAELEPATDTASPSTEKEGLFDLVANLFSKQEEKIEDEDEKRVSGADSGIQDLTGTSSDLSKHELVEQTVDLKLTEVDTPTATKENEGLFGKLVGFFSKEDTDMPVTKEVGETLLVTKESPTDPGETSEQLSSNPEVSNVASGDLSSVEVDHEISVTQDKKSLFDKISAIFSDKEGPLAAPAGDAPTNSDVIKSTAEIVSGVSSEAGLSETPALGSSPVNLSGETADVSSENASAKIDAEEPLLQVKDKGLFDRLAELVSRDERKEVAVTDEVSIQSKPETVTDTLETVNQEFPEKSKADSPEIVNEPKSSIFDRVTNFFSNKENSKEVEKDMVSNQLVEEVPVEVTKQSENSSVTEDSDDTFVVNANPSSPADVRAQEESGEQSGDAAASAWRGWFRTGASVKQEGKDVIVQLTPPKPVETDYGQGNPEDSDMYTTRS